The window GGTGCCGCTGCGGTGGCAATTTATGCCTATCGAACCCTGGGTTTAAAGCCATGGCTGACGTTCATGATTCCGGCGATGATTCTCTCCTTGGGGAGTGAATTACTTGGCACCAGCACCGGCTTCCCCTTTGGAGAATATGGCTACTTAAGTGGTTTGGGTTACAAAGTGGCTGGACTGGTTCCTTTCACCATTCCCTTCTCCTGGTTTTATATGGGGTTTGTTTGTTATTTACTCGCTCGTGCTGGCATCGACGCTAGTCTCAAAACGGCAAATGGGGTTTGGTTGCGCTCTATCTTGGGCGTCGTCTTAGGAGCCATTCTCCTCACCTCCTGGGACTTTGCCCTCGACCCAGCAATGAGCCAAACCGCTTCTCCTTTTTGGCACTTTGGAGATATTGGTTCCTTTTTTGGCACCCCTTACCGTAATTTTGCAGGCTGGCTGGCAACGGGTGGTCTGTTTATGACGGTAGCCGCTTTGTTCTGGAAGAAAACGCCGATTAACTTATCCCGTCAGCAGTTAGGATTTCCCCTGATCGTTTATATCAGTAACATTGCGTTTAGCGCTTTCATGACGGTGTTTGGTGTTGGGCTTTGGATTCCAGTGATATTGACTCTTGTTTTCGGCGTCCTGCCGGCTGTGATTTTATGGTGGATGGCTTCATCTGCACCCACACCCATCACAGTAGACTCCACTGAGAATACTGAACTCGCTCAGCTCCAAACCAATAAAGTCCCTGTGGCACCTGTGGGAGCTCTGCCTAAGTGAGTTGGGTTATCGCTTTAGTCAGCCATTCAACAGCGCTACTTTCACTGCCTATAGCAGGATTCTTTGCATCAGCGCTGTTACTTATTCAAATACCTGCCACCTTCCTTTTGCTCTCGCGCTTGAGCAAAGGACCAGGGCGTCGCCCTCCCATCGTGCCTCAAGCCGCCACTCCCGATCAACTGGGTGCGGTGAGTGTGGTCGTTCCCACCCTCAATGAACGCGATCGCCTGACGCCCTGTCTGGTGGGACTGAGTCAGCAAAGTTATGAAGTTCGAGAAATCATCGTGGTCGATAGTCGTTCGACCGATGGTACACCTGAACTGGTCAAGGATGCCCAAGAAAAAGACCCGCGATTTCGTCTAATCAATGATGAC of the Allocoleopsis franciscana PCC 7113 genome contains:
- the cruF gene encoding gamma-carotene 1'-hydroxylase CruF, encoding MKQLVKLERYFLIGHIFAMVFGLAGLLLVVPHPEVIAGLGPIGQKAFGLSMSGGGVINILLGAAAVAIYAYRTLGLKPWLTFMIPAMILSLGSELLGTSTGFPFGEYGYLSGLGYKVAGLVPFTIPFSWFYMGFVCYLLARAGIDASLKTANGVWLRSILGVVLGAILLTSWDFALDPAMSQTASPFWHFGDIGSFFGTPYRNFAGWLATGGLFMTVAALFWKKTPINLSRQQLGFPLIVYISNIAFSAFMTVFGVGLWIPVILTLVFGVLPAVILWWMASSAPTPITVDSTENTELAQLQTNKVPVAPVGALPK